Genomic segment of Bacteroidota bacterium:
TATTTCTGTTATTGCCATACCTACATCTTCAGGCAGGCAAAGCATATCATTTCCTGCGATCACGGCTTCAACTGCAATAGTACCACCGGGAAAATATTTTGCCACACCCTTCATCTCCAATGCATCGGTGAAAGTGAGGCCGGCAAATTTTAATTCGTTGCGCAGTAAACCCGTTACATTATTTTTTGAAATAGAAGTAGCTACATTTTTTGTATTATCGATGGATGGAATTGAAAGATGCGCCACCATTACACTGCCTACTCCTGCATTAAAGATCTCTTTGAAAGGGTACAGTTCTAATGAATCTAACTGTTCGCGGCTTTTATTTATCACTGGCAGATCAGCATGTGAATCTACTTCTGTATCCCCATGACCGGGAAAATGTTTGGCACAAGCCATGATGCCTGCATCCTGCATACCTTTCATGTAAGCAATGCCAAGTTTTGCTACTTTATATTTATCCTCGCCAAAAGAACGATAACCAATAACAGGATTATTCGGGTTATTATTTACATCCATAACAGGGGCATAGTTCACATGCACACCTAAGCGTTTATGTTGCTCACCCACTGCTTTACCCATTTCATATACCAATGCTTCATTACTCATGGCGCCGAGTGTAAGCTGGTAAGGAAATTTTATCACACTATCCAACCTCATACCAAGCCCCCATTCACCATCGATAGTCATCATCAATGGTGTTTTAGCAATGCTTTGATAGTAATTCGTAAGATTCGCCTGTCTTACAGGTCCACCCTGGAAAAAACATAAAGCCCCGATATTATATTTAGTTATATCACTTACCACTTTTGCTACATGATCTGCTCCTAAGTTAGAATGTGCACGGACAACCATGAGCTGTGCAATTTTTTCATCATTATTTAATGAGTTAAAAACACTATCCACCCATTTGTCAGCGGATAGTTTACTGTTATATTGAGAAAATAAATTGCAGGCAAAGCAAATCATAATCAGGGCCGAAACAGAGATCTTTTTCATGTGGGAATTTTGATGCTACAAATTAACCGAAAAAAGGGAAAGAAGAATTGTAAAAAAGGATGTCTGGTTAATGTGGTTACACACCTTCTGTTTCTGGCTGTTCTGCAGCCGTAATTTTAAATGCTTTATTGACAAGATAAACACCCAATAAAGTAACAATACCGCCGATAGTAAGATAGATAGTGATCTTTTCATTAAAAACAATAGAACCAAGTATTACCGCTACAATCGGATTGATATAAGCATAAATAGAAGCCTGCTCAGTTGGCAGATTTTGTAATGCATAGAGATAACAAATAAATGCTATCAATGAGCCAAAAACAACCAGGTAGCCAATAGCTGCCCATGATTGCCATGGAATTTCTGTTAATGGAATAGCCCTGCCCGTAACCGAAGAAAAAGAATACAATGTAATACCTCCAATCACCATTTGCAAACCAAGACCAAAGTAAGGATTGAAATTAACTGCTTGTTTTTTTGTGTACAAGGTTGCAATGGCCCATGTCCATGTTGCAATGACTGATAATATTATACCCCAACGGAATTGCGTATCAAGAAATTCATTCAGGTGATCATAAAAAATTATACATACACCTCCAAAGCCCAGCAACAAACCCGTAATTGCCATTACAGGAATTTTTGATTTGGAAGAAAATAAACCAATCACCACTATCCACAATGGGAAGATAGCACCAATGATAGCGCCAAGACCCGCAGAAATTTTATATTGCAATGCAAGTGTACTGAGCCCGTTGCTCATAATGAAATTCAAAAAACATAATACAAGGATAGGAATCCATTCTTTTCCTTTTGGCAACGAAACTTTTTTGTAAAGAAAAAAACAAACATAAAAGAAGCCTCCCAAAAATTGGCGGATACCGGCCATCTGCAATGCATCGGGTATATGTTTTACTCCTTCTTTACTTGCAAGCCATGTAGTACCCCAAAGAAAACATACGAGTGCCAATGCAAAAATGGCTTTTGCCCTTGTACCTTTTTTGCGAATGGTCAAAGGGTTGAACGCCGACAAACTTTTTAAAGCATCAGCGGAATCTGATAAGGTTTTATTGAAATCGAATAAGGGCATGAATGTTTCAGAATTCGTGAATCGTGAATGGTGAATTGTGAATCCAAAGTCTGGTAAATTCACCATTCACAATTGCCCATTGACGATCTAATGTTTAAAATGTCTCATTCCCGTAATCACCATGGCCAGTTTATGTTCTACACAATATTCAATCGAATCTTTATCACGGATAGAACCACCAGGCTGAATAAATGATGTAATGCCTGCTTCATGTCCCAGTTTCACGCAATCATTAAACGGAAAAAATGCATCGCTGGCCATTACAGCACCATTCAAATCGAAATTAAACTGTTTTGCTTTTTCAACAGCCTGTCTTAATGAATCGATGCGACTTGTTTGGCCGCAACCTTTTCCAACAAGCTGCTTGTTCTTTATTAATGCAATAGCATTACTCTTTAAATGCTTGCAGACAATGTTTGCAAATTTTAAATCATCTTTTTCTATAGCTGATGTTTCTCTTCCGCCAGCTTCCTTCCATTCTGTATAATTGCCTTCATCAATATTTTGTATTAAAACCCCATTAAGCAATGAACGGAACATTTCAGAATTTTTACTTTTCCCTTCCGACTTATGTTTCAAGAGTATCCTGTTCTTCTTCGATCTCAGTACAGCTAAAGCATCTTCGTCATAAGCCGGTGCTATCAGTACTTCAAAAAATATTTCGTTGATGGCATCAGCTGTTGCTTTGTCAACTGTACCGTTGCAAACCAGTACTCCACCAAAAGCTGATTCAGGGTCACCAGCTAATGCAGCATCCCAGCTTTCTTTTATTGTTGAACGTTGTGCAACGCCGCATACATTAGTGTGTTTAATGATGGCAAATGTGGTATCCGAAAATTCATTTATCAATTGTACGGCAGCATCTACATCAACAAGATTATTATAACTTAATTCTTTACCATTCAATTGTTCAAATATTTCATCCAGGTTACCGAAGAACACAGCTTTCTGATGAGGGTTTTCACCATATCGCATTGATTTTTCTTCCTTATTAAATGGTGTAGTAACTGAAAGCTGGTGAAAATAATTCGAGATAGCAGTATCGTAAGCTGTACATACATCAAATGCTTTGATAGCGAACATTCGCCTTTGTTCTAATGATGTTTCTCCTTTTTGTTCGCTTAAAACTTTTTCCAGTAAAGCATAATCAGCTTTGTTGGCAACTACAGCCACATCTTTATGATTTTTTGCTGCGCCACGTATCATCGATGGTCCGCCGATATCTATTTTTTCAATAATTGCTTTTTCATCTGTAGTAGAAGCAACAGTTTCTTCAAAAGGATAGAGGTCAACGATCACCAAATCAATTTCCGGAATATTGTATTGTTTCATTTCCGTCATATGTGTTTCATCATCTCTTTTTCCGAGGATGCCACCAAACACTGAAGGATGTAATGTCTTTACCCGACCACCAAGAATGGATGGATAGGATGTCAGGTTTTCAACCGGAACTACTTTTACTCCCAGCTTTTCAATAAATGTTTGTGTGCCGCCGGTAGAGTAAATCGTTACACCGAGTTCTGACAGCAATTTTACAATGGGCTCAAGGCCATCTTTGTAAAAAACAGAGATGAGGGCAGACTGAATTCTTTTGTTCATAGTAACTAAAAATTAAAGGCAGGCAATCGCTAAAAGAAGGCGCAAATGTAAGCTATCATAGGTTCATCACAAAAGCCCCTTTTTCACTTACATCATGAAAGGAAATATGCAGGGAATCACAATCTTTTTTCCAGTAGTTTATTTTCCAGGCAGGGCAGGAGCCATCAAACACCACCTGTTTAATAGTAAATGTTTTAATAAGTTTAGTAAAATAGAGTTTAGGATTACCAGAAATAAGTAAAAGATCAACCGGGATTTTATTTTCCGAAGAAATGAAACCGGTTGTTTTGTTTATTCGCAGAATTTTCTTGT
This window contains:
- a CDS encoding drug/metabolite-transporting permease, with the protein product MPLFDFNKTLSDSADALKSLSAFNPLTIRKKGTRAKAIFALALVCFLWGTTWLASKEGVKHIPDALQMAGIRQFLGGFFYVCFFLYKKVSLPKGKEWIPILVLCFLNFIMSNGLSTLALQYKISAGLGAIIGAIFPLWIVVIGLFSSKSKIPVMAITGLLLGFGGVCIIFYDHLNEFLDTQFRWGIILSVIATWTWAIATLYTKKQAVNFNPYFGLGLQMVIGGITLYSFSSVTGRAIPLTEIPWQSWAAIGYLVVFGSLIAFICYLYALQNLPTEQASIYAYINPIVAVILGSIVFNEKITIYLTIGGIVTLLGVYLVNKAFKITAAEQPETEGV
- the purH gene encoding bifunctional phosphoribosylaminoimidazolecarboxamide formyltransferase/IMP cyclohydrolase; protein product: MNKRIQSALISVFYKDGLEPIVKLLSELGVTIYSTGGTQTFIEKLGVKVVPVENLTSYPSILGGRVKTLHPSVFGGILGKRDDETHMTEMKQYNIPEIDLVIVDLYPFEETVASTTDEKAIIEKIDIGGPSMIRGAAKNHKDVAVVANKADYALLEKVLSEQKGETSLEQRRMFAIKAFDVCTAYDTAISNYFHQLSVTTPFNKEEKSMRYGENPHQKAVFFGNLDEIFEQLNGKELSYNNLVDVDAAVQLINEFSDTTFAIIKHTNVCGVAQRSTIKESWDAALAGDPESAFGGVLVCNGTVDKATADAINEIFFEVLIAPAYDEDALAVLRSKKNRILLKHKSEGKSKNSEMFRSLLNGVLIQNIDEGNYTEWKEAGGRETSAIEKDDLKFANIVCKHLKSNAIALIKNKQLVGKGCGQTSRIDSLRQAVEKAKQFNFDLNGAVMASDAFFPFNDCVKLGHEAGITSFIQPGGSIRDKDSIEYCVEHKLAMVITGMRHFKH